The following are encoded together in the uncultured Sphaerochaeta sp. genome:
- a CDS encoding AAC(3) family N-acetyltransferase — protein sequence MHTKQSLIRDLEQMGLDPKGTVLAHFSYKSLGEVEGGPQTVIDAMVTYMKDGLMVFPTHTWNTVNSNQPYYSVNDTESCIGIIPELARKDGRGYRSAHPTHSVAAFGAEAEAFIADDHMQNTPCGRTGSWGKLLDRNATILLVGVGLNRDTFFHGVEEWLDIPFRLSDTMNMLFTRLSDGNLIPTPVKNHTAQVGENFPRVEPYLREKGILKEGTFGDATVRYHKTQPAYEAVRDLLLQDPDLFGVR from the coding sequence ATGCATACAAAACAGAGTTTAATCAGGGATCTGGAACAGATGGGTCTTGATCCAAAAGGAACAGTGCTAGCTCACTTCTCATATAAAAGCTTAGGAGAAGTTGAGGGAGGTCCCCAGACCGTAATCGATGCCATGGTCACCTATATGAAAGATGGTTTGATGGTATTCCCCACCCATACCTGGAACACGGTCAACTCCAATCAACCCTATTACAGTGTCAATGACACAGAGAGCTGCATCGGTATCATCCCAGAGTTGGCAAGAAAGGATGGGCGAGGCTATCGCAGCGCACATCCAACCCACTCGGTAGCAGCCTTTGGGGCAGAGGCTGAAGCCTTTATTGCCGACGATCACATGCAGAACACTCCCTGCGGTCGTACAGGATCGTGGGGGAAGTTGCTTGACCGCAATGCAACCATCCTTTTAGTGGGAGTAGGACTCAATCGGGACACGTTCTTCCATGGAGTTGAAGAGTGGCTCGATATTCCCTTCAGATTAAGCGATACAATGAACATGCTCTTCACCAGGCTTTCTGATGGCAATCTCATCCCTACCCCGGTCAAGAACCATACAGCACAGGTAGGAGAAAACTTTCCTCGAGTAGAACCCTATCTGAGAGAAAAAGGAATTCTCAAGGAAGGAACGTTTGGGGATGCAACAGTACGCTACCACAAAACCCAGCCAGCCTATGAGGCTGTGAGGGACCTGTTGTTGCAGGATCCAGATTTGTTTGGGGTACGATAG